The following are from one region of the Candidatus Polarisedimenticolia bacterium genome:
- a CDS encoding YciI family protein, whose protein sequence is MRYLLLIHDEEAKFGTMSQGEIGKLMTDYNTFTEELIKSGSFKDAARLRPTATATTVRVRDGKTLTTDGPFAETKEQLGGYYLVDVKNLDEAIKWAAKIPSARLGSVEVRPVWEDGE, encoded by the coding sequence ATGCGCTACCTGCTGCTGATCCACGACGAAGAGGCGAAGTTCGGGACGATGTCGCAGGGTGAAATCGGCAAGCTGATGACCGATTACAACACTTTTACCGAGGAGCTGATCAAGTCGGGCTCCTTCAAGGACGCCGCCCGGCTGCGGCCGACGGCCACCGCCACCACGGTCCGGGTCCGGGACGGCAAGACACTCACCACCGACGGCCCCTTCGCAGAGACCAAGGAGCAGCTTGGCGGGTACTACCTCGTCGACGTCAAGAACCTGGACGAGGCGATCAAGTGGGCGGCCAAGATCCCCTCGGCCCGACTGGGCAGCGTCGAGGTCCGGCCGGTCTGGGAAGACGGCGAATAG
- a CDS encoding DUF4266 domain-containing protein translates to MPAPRVRRTSQRISTGSTEILSFLRREKGSDRLFWRGAKPWGLPCDRRAGAWHGECSTSKPGGRDLRLKDGSLVRSRQDRHVNAISASNHASGSGQMRAKISAGRGLPAFSFQRFLSGFLLCLVWSSLPAAGRAGEQVSGSERRAPGSVEKAGAETAAAGAWEFQDLQGGRHTLTEFRGRVVLLEFWASWCIPCRKGFPFLDAVQAKNAAADLQVVAVTLETEDDAVAEFVAGFPGVRFLVGRDPSGKGGEMFGVEAMPSAFLLDRDGKLLGRVEGGTEAAHRQIEAAVDAALRNAPNAGLAMAASGQDPVPRKGTVKAWERGYLADPIMSLDGDVLKRSLKEHIFASKEGAAGDGGVAGGGCGCN, encoded by the coding sequence ATGCCCGCTCCACGGGTACGACGCACGAGTCAGCGGATTTCGACAGGATCGACAGAGATTCTCTCATTTTTGCGAAGGGAAAAGGGAAGCGATCGGCTCTTCTGGAGGGGCGCGAAGCCGTGGGGACTACCCTGCGACCGCAGGGCCGGCGCCTGGCACGGGGAATGCTCCACTTCAAAGCCCGGAGGGCGAGACTTGCGTCTGAAGGACGGCAGTCTTGTTCGGAGTCGGCAAGACAGGCACGTAAATGCGATCTCGGCTTCGAACCATGCATCCGGGAGCGGGCAGATGCGCGCAAAAATTTCGGCGGGACGGGGATTGCCAGCCTTTTCTTTCCAACGCTTCCTCTCTGGATTTCTCCTCTGCCTCGTCTGGAGCTCTTTACCGGCCGCCGGCAGAGCCGGGGAGCAGGTCTCCGGATCGGAACGGCGCGCGCCCGGCTCCGTTGAAAAGGCAGGAGCCGAAACGGCCGCGGCTGGCGCCTGGGAATTCCAGGATCTGCAAGGCGGCCGGCACACGCTGACGGAGTTCCGGGGACGGGTCGTGCTCCTAGAATTCTGGGCGTCCTGGTGCATCCCCTGCCGAAAAGGATTTCCCTTTCTCGATGCCGTCCAGGCCAAGAACGCCGCCGCCGACCTCCAGGTCGTGGCGGTGACGCTGGAAACCGAAGACGACGCGGTTGCGGAATTCGTCGCGGGCTTTCCCGGAGTCCGGTTCCTGGTCGGGCGTGACCCGTCGGGGAAGGGGGGCGAAATGTTTGGCGTGGAGGCCATGCCTTCCGCCTTTCTCCTGGATCGCGATGGGAAGCTGCTCGGGCGAGTCGAAGGAGGAACCGAAGCGGCCCACCGGCAGATCGAGGCGGCCGTTGATGCCGCTTTGCGGAACGCTCCGAACGCCGGTCTGGCCATGGCGGCCTCGGGGCAAGACCCGGTGCCACGCAAGGGGACGGTGAAGGCCTGGGAGCGCGGGTATCTGGCCGATCCGATCATGAGCCTGGACGGCGACGTCCTGAAACGCTCCCTCAAGGAGCACATCTTCGCCAGCAAGGAGGGAGCGGCCGGGGACGGCGGCGTGGCGGGAGGCGGCTGTGGCTGCAATTAA
- a CDS encoding DUF3570 domain-containing protein has product MAAIKPAAGKAGLLAGVSVLAGTIARADSSIDFKCLYYGESNDRTQVIDPGLYYKHSWDKAGSLGLLLAYDSISGASPTGEIPTLDATASASSAGTIPKAEYTDTRKALGASYDWRWGSHLPSVSLSYSKESDYLSRGISLVDSWELFNKRSTLHFGWGRTWDDIDPVNMNESFKKDSDSWSLGWTQVLGSRDLLDLSFSLTRLSGYLTDPYKLVTVGTTSLPEVRPDTRDRKAAILKLGHYFESRGALRMTYRYYWDDWKIDAHTLGLEFDQRIGKKLILSPQLRLYRQGAASFFAYEFAAPQPAMSSDYRLSSFWSWLVGLGFSTDIGRGASFNLGFTYQEQLGLDRVEPRPAAVVPLTARSAALLFEEGDGEGEGSPGSVSPADLKVVTATLGFSFKF; this is encoded by the coding sequence GTGGCTGCAATTAAGCCCGCGGCAGGAAAGGCGGGCCTCCTCGCAGGGGTGTCGGTCCTGGCGGGAACGATCGCCAGGGCCGATTCCAGCATCGATTTCAAATGCCTTTATTACGGCGAGAGCAACGACCGCACCCAGGTGATCGACCCCGGCCTCTATTACAAGCACTCCTGGGACAAAGCCGGCAGCCTCGGATTGCTCCTGGCCTACGATTCGATCTCGGGAGCGTCGCCCACCGGCGAGATTCCCACGCTCGACGCCACCGCCTCCGCTTCCTCCGCCGGCACCATCCCGAAAGCGGAGTACACCGACACGCGCAAGGCGCTCGGAGCGAGCTACGACTGGCGCTGGGGATCGCATCTGCCGTCGGTCAGCCTCAGCTATTCGAAGGAGTCCGACTACCTCTCGCGCGGCATCTCGCTCGTCGACTCCTGGGAGCTGTTCAACAAGCGCTCGACGCTGCATTTCGGATGGGGACGCACCTGGGACGACATCGATCCCGTCAACATGAACGAGAGCTTCAAGAAGGACTCCGATTCCTGGTCCCTCGGGTGGACCCAGGTCCTCGGCTCCCGCGATCTCCTGGACCTCTCCTTCAGCCTGACGCGACTGAGCGGCTACCTGACGGACCCATACAAGCTGGTGACCGTCGGCACGACCAGCCTGCCGGAGGTCCGCCCCGATACCCGCGATCGCAAGGCGGCGATCCTCAAGCTCGGCCACTATTTCGAAAGCCGCGGGGCGCTGAGAATGACCTACCGCTACTACTGGGACGACTGGAAGATCGACGCCCACACGCTCGGCCTGGAATTCGACCAGCGGATCGGCAAGAAGCTCATCCTGTCCCCACAGCTGCGCCTCTACCGGCAGGGCGCCGCCTCATTCTTCGCCTACGAGTTCGCCGCGCCGCAGCCGGCGATGTCGAGCGATTACCGCCTGAGCTCCTTCTGGAGCTGGCTGGTGGGACTCGGTTTCTCCACCGACATCGGCCGAGGGGCCTCCTTCAACCTGGGCTTCACCTACCAGGAGCAGCTCGGATTGGACCGGGTCGAGCCCCGGCCCGCTGCCGTCGTGCCGCTCACCGCCAGGTCGGCGGCCCTCCTCTTCGAAGAGGGGGACGGCGAAGGAGAGGGGTCGCCAGGGAGCGTCTCTCCGGCGGATCTGAAGGTGGTCACGGCGACGCTCGGCTTCTCCTTCAAGTTCTGA